One window from the genome of Lottiidibacillus patelloidae encodes:
- the dusB gene encoding tRNA dihydrouridine synthase DusB: MFKIDNITMNNRVVLAPMAGVCNSAFRLTVKEFGAGLVCAEMVSDKGIVLENERSLQMLYVDEREKPLSLQIFGGNKDTLVEAAKIVDTKSNADVIDINMGCPVPKITKCDAGAKWLLDPDKIYEMVSAVVAEVEKPVTVKMRTGWDEKHIYAVENAKAIESAGGKAVSLHGRTRVQMYEGVADWDIIKQVKEAVNIPVIGNGDVTTPQDAKRMLDETGADAVMIGRAALGDPWMIYRTVRYLETGELLEQPTALEKVEVCLLHYNRLIGIKGEVVATREMRKHAAWYLKGLRGNGLVRNMINEAETKEALTDILLNYAQRLSEEKVG; this comes from the coding sequence TTGTTTAAAATAGATAATATTACAATGAATAATAGAGTTGTACTTGCACCTATGGCAGGAGTATGTAACTCGGCATTCCGTTTAACTGTAAAAGAATTTGGAGCCGGATTAGTTTGTGCAGAGATGGTAAGTGATAAAGGCATTGTCCTTGAAAATGAAAGATCGTTGCAGATGCTTTATGTTGATGAAAGAGAAAAACCTTTAAGCTTACAAATCTTCGGTGGAAATAAAGATACGCTAGTTGAAGCTGCTAAAATAGTAGATACGAAATCAAATGCAGACGTAATTGATATCAACATGGGTTGTCCAGTACCGAAAATTACGAAATGTGATGCTGGTGCAAAATGGTTATTAGACCCAGATAAAATTTATGAAATGGTTTCTGCTGTAGTTGCCGAAGTAGAAAAGCCGGTAACAGTAAAAATGCGTACGGGCTGGGATGAGAAACATATTTATGCTGTTGAAAACGCAAAAGCAATCGAAAGCGCTGGAGGAAAAGCTGTTTCACTCCATGGTCGAACGAGAGTGCAAATGTACGAAGGTGTTGCAGACTGGGACATTATTAAACAAGTGAAAGAAGCGGTAAATATTCCGGTAATCGGAAATGGTGACGTTACGACGCCACAAGACGCTAAGCGTATGCTTGATGAAACTGGTGCAGATGCTGTTATGATTGGCCGAGCTGCATTAGGAGACCCGTGGATGATTTACCGTACAGTTCGTTATTTAGAGACAGGTGAACTTTTAGAACAACCTACGGCATTAGAAAAAGTAGAAGTTTGTTTACTTCACTATAATCGCTTAATTGGAATAAAAGGTGAGGTTGTTGCTACTCGAGAAATGCGTAAGCATGCTGCTTGGTATTTAAAAGGATTACGCGGAAACGGACTTGTTCGTAATATGATCAATGAAGCAGAAACGAAAGAAGCGTTAACAGATATATTATTAAATTACGCTCAAAGACTATCAGAAGAAAAAGTAGGTTAA
- a CDS encoding helix-turn-helix domain-containing protein, which produces METENFGRRIRAYRKLKGFTQETFAKKLNVSISLLGEIERGNRNPSESILEQITQLLQVTIDDLKPKE; this is translated from the coding sequence ATGGAAACAGAAAATTTCGGCAGAAGAATTCGCGCCTACAGAAAATTAAAAGGATTTACCCAAGAGACGTTTGCTAAAAAATTAAATGTCTCTATTTCTCTATTAGGTGAAATTGAACGTGGAAATAGAAATCCTAGTGAGAGTATATTAGAGCAAATTACACAATTGTTACAAGTTACTATAGATGATTTAAAGCCAAAAGAATAG